In Sulfuracidifex metallicus DSM 6482 = JCM 9184, a single window of DNA contains:
- a CDS encoding DUF371 domain-containing protein: protein MIAFDVIRATGHNNVKGTHRNTLEITKDDYLTPRGDCIIGINADKALSDLKEEVKSIIKKEGSFIYVILKVKNLIDIVEGRGSLYLPLSNSEKIIVRRSNFISDSTIMIHANKAAKNIRRDLINELRKEEELISYVVASDSPLKYEEILGIVINSRPDNRKNLL from the coding sequence ATGATAGCTTTTGATGTCATTAGGGCTACCGGTCATAATAATGTAAAAGGGACTCATAGAAATACGTTGGAGATAACAAAAGACGATTACCTAACGCCTAGAGGAGATTGCATAATCGGTATAAACGCCGATAAGGCACTATCAGACTTAAAGGAAGAAGTTAAATCAATAATTAAAAAAGAGGGAAGCTTCATTTACGTTATTTTAAAGGTGAAAAACCTAATAGACATTGTTGAGGGAAGAGGTTCGTTATATTTACCCTTATCTAATTCGGAAAAAATTATAGTGAGGCGATCTAACTTCATTTCAGATTCTACCATTATGATCCATGCAAATAAGGCAGCTAAAAACATAAGAAGAGATCTAATAAATGAGCTTAGAAAAGAAGAAGAGCTAATCTCCTATGTCGTTGCATCTGACAGTCCCCTTAAATATGAAGAGATCCTTGGCATAGTCATTAACTCTAGACCAGACAACAGGAAAAATCTTCTCTGA
- a CDS encoding YhbY family RNA-binding protein, which produces MRASHSTLRIGKNGVNDGLINEVNRRLKQEKVIKIKVATEDDVKEIAAIVSEKTKAKLIEIRGFTFILAKDDSF; this is translated from the coding sequence GTGAGGGCATCTCACTCGACGCTAAGGATAGGCAAAAACGGAGTAAATGATGGGCTCATAAATGAAGTTAATAGAAGACTAAAACAGGAAAAGGTCATTAAAATAAAGGTTGCAACTGAAGACGATGTTAAAGAAATTGCTGCAATTGTATCAGAAAAAACTAAAGCCAAACTTATAGAGATCCGCGGATTTACTTTCATATTGGCTAAAGATGATAGCTTTTGA
- a CDS encoding 16S rRNA methyltransferase translates to MFLNVILLDSALETVPKELLDHPAVKNNARRRKREASKTILDVSIHYHAMKNLKDKEKRGRPDIIHSAMVLLLTDPVIKVNLYIHTINSIIIKVNPEIRPPKNYDRFLGLMEQLFEYRKIPPNSQTPLIEILDETLDDILSKYKLALLTENGEKKPPSYLCELGEDWIIGLGGFPHGDFSQEVYKRASSLVSISNYVLETQSVICRLIGSCNQLAGWA, encoded by the coding sequence ATGTTTCTTAACGTTATACTTCTTGACTCTGCATTGGAGACAGTGCCGAAGGAACTATTGGATCATCCGGCAGTAAAAAACAATGCCAGGAGAAGGAAGAGAGAAGCGAGTAAAACTATACTGGACGTGTCAATTCACTATCACGCAATGAAGAACCTTAAGGACAAAGAGAAGAGAGGAAGACCAGACATAATTCATTCCGCTATGGTTTTGTTGCTTACCGATCCAGTTATAAAGGTAAATCTGTATATTCATACTATAAATTCTATTATTATTAAGGTTAATCCAGAAATTAGACCACCAAAAAATTACGATAGGTTTTTGGGACTCATGGAACAACTGTTCGAATATCGTAAGATACCTCCAAATTCTCAAACTCCTCTCATAGAGATTTTAGATGAGACTTTAGACGACATACTTTCCAAATATAAATTAGCTCTCTTAACTGAAAATGGCGAGAAAAAACCGCCGTCCTATCTTTGCGAGCTAGGAGAGGATTGGATAATTGGTCTTGGAGGTTTTCCTCATGGTGACTTTAGCCAAGAAGTATATAAACGTGCATCCTCCCTAGTGTCAATTAGTAATTACGTTTTAGAAACTCAATCTGTCATATGTAGACTAATTGGTTCATGTAATCAACTTGCTGGATGGGCTTGA
- a CDS encoding TldD/PmbA family protein, with amino-acid sequence MSANVEDLDWLLKYAEKRGFDYIEARHHALKIQDFNILNGLTTSVNQSESAGFSLRVVKDNIIYFFSSPSKEKIKEDLEYFHPLSARPWSNSFGKVEDIFVGEYKVTQKTPLDLVSLGEKIKFMKNVMKDVEGIKISSKILSFELIYIELFEKKDIITSDGASVHSEIPRVWNMYSIVMREGDRSINAFSDELGSAGGYEVLNSWNLQEYLSEKVKSFNEVIAKAKATPSSISDIVLSGQIAGIIAHESAGHPFEADRVLGREGAQAGMSYLTGRDIKSDRHFASESVSVVDDPTLPYSMGFFLSDDEGVRARRKFLIKDGMISELLYDRSTSSSFGVKSNGSVRTSDFTAEPIIRMSNTFFLPSSITFDEMIEDIREGVFIKSFMEWNIDDLRWSQRYVGLEAYEIKQGELGSPVLFPVFEANTGQIYNSIVAVDNNLSFYAGMCGKGEPSQGVPVWMGGPDLRLRGLSLKKLGD; translated from the coding sequence ATGTCAGCCAACGTTGAGGACTTAGATTGGCTCTTAAAGTATGCAGAAAAGAGGGGCTTTGATTACATAGAGGCTAGACATCACGCTCTTAAGATTCAGGACTTTAATATATTAAACGGTCTTACCACTAGTGTTAATCAAAGTGAATCTGCAGGTTTCTCGTTGAGGGTGGTCAAAGATAATATAATTTATTTTTTCTCTTCTCCGAGTAAAGAAAAGATAAAAGAAGACTTGGAATACTTTCATCCGTTGAGTGCCAGACCTTGGTCTAACTCCTTTGGAAAGGTTGAAGACATATTCGTTGGAGAGTATAAGGTAACTCAGAAGACCCCTCTGGATTTAGTTTCTTTGGGAGAAAAGATAAAGTTCATGAAAAACGTAATGAAAGACGTTGAAGGCATAAAGATATCGAGTAAGATATTATCATTTGAATTGATATATATAGAGTTATTTGAAAAAAAGGATATAATAACCTCAGACGGTGCTTCAGTTCATTCCGAAATACCAAGAGTATGGAACATGTATTCCATAGTAATGAGAGAGGGGGATAGAAGCATAAATGCTTTTTCTGACGAGCTTGGATCTGCAGGAGGATATGAAGTCTTGAATTCCTGGAACCTTCAAGAATATCTAAGCGAGAAAGTAAAATCTTTCAATGAAGTAATAGCTAAGGCTAAGGCTACACCTTCCTCGATTTCAGACATAGTGTTAAGCGGACAGATAGCAGGTATTATAGCCCATGAATCCGCGGGACATCCTTTTGAAGCAGACCGAGTGTTAGGAAGAGAGGGTGCACAAGCTGGCATGAGCTATTTGACAGGGAGAGATATCAAATCAGATAGGCATTTCGCAAGTGAATCTGTAAGTGTGGTTGACGACCCTACCTTACCTTATAGCATGGGTTTTTTCCTGTCCGACGATGAAGGAGTAAGAGCAAGGAGGAAATTCCTTATAAAGGATGGGATGATAAGTGAACTTCTATATGATAGATCTACATCGTCTTCATTTGGGGTTAAGAGTAATGGGTCCGTTAGGACTTCAGACTTTACCGCGGAACCCATAATAAGGATGTCTAACACCTTCTTTTTGCCTTCTTCAATTACCTTTGATGAGATGATAGAGGACATAAGGGAAGGAGTCTTTATAAAATCGTTTATGGAATGGAACATAGATGACCTTAGATGGAGCCAAAGGTACGTAGGTCTAGAAGCCTATGAAATTAAGCAAGGAGAATTGGGCTCTCCAGTTCTTTTCCCAGTATTTGAAGCAAATACAGGACAGATTTACAATTCAATTGTTGCTGTCGATAACAATTTGTCTTTCTATGCAGGAATGTGCGGTAAAGGAGAGCCATCTCAAGGAGTACCAGTCTGGATGGGCGGGCCAGATCTTAGATTAAGAGGTCTCAGCTTGAAGAAATTGGGCGATTAG
- a CDS encoding methyltransferase produces MVFCIKVDRKEYNKVIRQVKVDPSYSPIFQGNSVYIPVLDYRSYQVEECEPKLKSKPKKLSYVVPGLRSFYIIGEIALITEQGDKDYDAAASHIMEIYKKVRSVYLRRKVSGQLRVNEVELIRGVDNPVTEYKEAGIKFLVDVSKVYVNPSMSNERIRVRDYVKEGPVLDAFAGYGPFSLLIAKKNVRVVSGDLNLDGLILLKESAILNKLDRLIDILQYDSSFLPFRDSAFNVVIADNPTMVEKFKAELCRVGNEVIFYVLSKNEEEASEKIFPVVWSRVNDYAKDLFIFKGTVRCNDIGD; encoded by the coding sequence ATGGTTTTTTGCATAAAAGTTGATAGGAAGGAATATAACAAGGTAATAAGACAAGTTAAAGTAGATCCTAGCTATTCTCCAATTTTTCAGGGTAACTCTGTTTATATACCTGTGCTAGATTACAGATCTTATCAAGTTGAGGAATGCGAGCCTAAACTAAAGTCTAAACCTAAGAAGTTAAGTTATGTGGTTCCAGGTTTAAGGAGTTTTTACATTATAGGGGAAATAGCCCTAATTACCGAACAAGGAGATAAGGACTATGACGCTGCGGCATCCCACATAATGGAAATTTACAAGAAAGTAAGGTCGGTTTACCTAAGGAGAAAGGTCTCTGGCCAACTTAGGGTAAATGAAGTGGAGTTGATACGCGGTGTTGACAACCCCGTTACTGAATACAAAGAGGCAGGGATTAAATTTCTAGTTGACGTTTCTAAGGTCTATGTAAATCCCTCGATGTCTAACGAAAGGATACGTGTAAGAGATTACGTAAAGGAAGGACCAGTTTTGGATGCGTTTGCGGGTTACGGACCATTTTCCCTCCTTATAGCTAAGAAGAACGTAAGGGTGGTTTCCGGGGACTTAAACTTGGACGGTTTGATTCTTTTGAAGGAAAGCGCCATTTTGAATAAGTTAGATAGATTGATTGACATTTTGCAATACGACTCTTCTTTTCTTCCTTTTAGAGATTCTGCCTTCAACGTTGTCATAGCAGACAATCCAACTATGGTAGAAAAATTTAAGGCAGAGCTATGTAGGGTCGGAAATGAGGTGATTTTTTACGTATTAAGCAAGAATGAGGAAGAAGCTTCAGAGAAGATTTTTCCTGTTGTCTGGTCTAGAGTTAATGACTATGCCAAGGATCTCTTCATATTTAAGGGGACTGTCAGATGCAACGACATAGGAGATTAG
- a CDS encoding ribonuclease P: MAIKARFRIYELIEMGINEVKKGNVERGRDYVKLAIEYAKKGSIKIPREYKRKYCRNCFVPLVIGITESRRVKSKILIRRCMECNWIRRYDLRGLSKESEGISLDAKDRQKRSK, translated from the coding sequence ATGGCAATAAAGGCAAGGTTTAGGATATACGAGCTAATAGAGATGGGCATAAACGAAGTAAAGAAGGGTAACGTGGAAAGGGGAAGGGATTACGTAAAACTAGCCATTGAATATGCTAAGAAGGGTTCAATCAAAATACCAAGAGAATACAAGAGGAAATACTGCAGAAATTGCTTTGTTCCGCTTGTTATAGGTATAACGGAAAGCAGAAGAGTAAAGTCAAAGATCTTAATAAGGCGTTGTATGGAATGTAATTGGATAAGAAGATATGACCTCAGAGGACTTAGTAAAGAAAGTGAGGGCATCTCACTCGACGCTAAGGATAGGCAAAAACGGAGTAAATGA